From the genome of Chanos chanos chromosome 5, fChaCha1.1, whole genome shotgun sequence, one region includes:
- the cnpy1 gene encoding protein canopy-1: MFSISTDNIVGNFYLTHVTQKDEDSLSDAFVIPFIVAKFTPLCQRHYSGPRYPRAKVLCSLAHLLLFVHILHKQEGRMARWIIPAGLMLLAVFIFCETTEGKKDKMVYCSACMAIADEMNYSISQIDPKKTLHVGGFRVSPDGSLMEKKIPLARSETQLSELLEDVCERMNDYAIYEDPDTKQSRYKRFAPRGNDNLNFPDFKNFKFDGPDASSALKFACENIVEEYEDDIISLFSKETKHVAQKLCNEVSGHCKGSESHGEL, translated from the exons ATGTTTAGTATCTCAACGGACAATATAGTTGGAAATTTTTACCTCACTCATGTCACACAAAAGGACGAAGACTCTTTATCGGATGCTTTTGTAATTCCATTCATTGTCGCTAAGTTTACACCGCTGTGTCAGAGGCATTATTCCGGCCCACGTTATCCACGCGCAAAAGTTTTATGCAGTCTTGCTCACCTGCTATTATTTGTTCATATCCTGCATAAACAG GAAGGAAGAATGGCACGATGGATTATACCAGCTGGTCTCATGCTCCTGGCAGTATTTATATTCTGTGAAacaacagaaggaaagaaagataaaatggTCTATTGTTCAG ccTGCATGGCCATCGCTGATGAGATGAACTACTCAATCAGCCAAATTGACCCAAAGAAGACGCTCCACGTCGGAGGTTTCCGAGTCAGTCCCGACGGCAGCTTAATGGAAAAAAAG ATTCCCCTTGCTAGATCAGAGACTCAGTTAAGTGAGCTTCTGGAGGACGtttgtgaaagaatgaatgattaCGCCATCTACGAGGACCCGGACACGAAGCAGAGCAGATACAAGAGGTTTGCGCCAAGAGGCAATGATAACCTGAATTTTCCAGATTTCAAAAATTTTAAGTTTGACGGACCTGACGCTTCCAGTGCTTTAAAATTCGCT TGTGAAAACATTGTTGAGGAGTATGaagatgacatcatctctctgttctcaaaagaaacaaaacatgtggCCCAGAAGTTGTGCAATGAAGTATCAG GTCACTGTAAAGGCAGCGAGTCACATGGCGAACTGTAG